The following are encoded in a window of Massilia sp. R2A-15 genomic DNA:
- a CDS encoding pyridoxal phosphate-dependent aminotransferase gives MTTPVLRTRLPAVGTTVFTRMSALAIEHGAVNLGQGFPDFPCDPALPDMVSDAMRAGHNQYPMMAGVPALREAVAAKIAAIYGRQYDAATEITITAGATQALTTAILCCVHPGDEVIVIEPAYDSYLPAIELAGGVAVPVPMQVGEEGYSVPWDRVAAAVNARTRLIVINSPHNPTGTVFRRADIDALAGIVRGTGILILSDEVYEHMVYDGAPHESMCRHPDLAERSFVVSSFGKTYHVTGWKIGYVAAPAALSAEFRKVHQYNVFTVNTPMQHGVASYMANPSPYVELPAFYQRKRDLFRMGLANSRFTLLPADGTYFQCVRYDAISALPEAAFAEWLTREVKVAAIPVSAFYHDATESGIVRFCFAKQDATLQSALERLASL, from the coding sequence ATGACGACACCCGTCCTTCGCACCCGGTTGCCCGCAGTCGGCACCACGGTGTTCACCCGGATGTCGGCGCTGGCCATCGAGCACGGCGCGGTCAATCTTGGGCAGGGCTTTCCCGACTTTCCTTGCGACCCGGCGCTGCCGGACATGGTCTCGGACGCCATGCGCGCCGGCCACAACCAGTACCCAATGATGGCCGGCGTGCCTGCGTTGCGCGAAGCGGTCGCCGCGAAGATCGCCGCCATCTACGGGCGCCAGTACGACGCCGCGACCGAAATCACGATCACGGCCGGCGCCACCCAGGCGCTCACCACCGCGATCCTGTGCTGCGTGCACCCCGGCGACGAAGTGATCGTCATCGAGCCGGCCTACGACAGCTACCTGCCGGCGATCGAACTGGCCGGCGGCGTTGCGGTGCCGGTGCCGATGCAAGTCGGCGAAGAAGGCTACAGCGTGCCTTGGGACCGGGTCGCCGCCGCGGTCAATGCGCGCACCCGGCTGATCGTCATCAACTCGCCGCACAACCCGACCGGCACGGTATTCCGCCGCGCCGACATCGACGCGCTGGCCGGCATCGTGCGCGGCACCGGCATCCTGATCCTGTCCGACGAGGTCTACGAACACATGGTCTATGACGGCGCGCCGCACGAATCGATGTGCCGCCATCCGGACCTGGCGGAGCGCTCCTTCGTCGTCTCGAGCTTCGGCAAGACCTATCACGTGACCGGCTGGAAGATCGGCTACGTGGCCGCGCCGGCCGCGCTGTCGGCGGAATTTCGCAAGGTCCACCAGTACAACGTGTTCACCGTGAACACGCCGATGCAGCACGGCGTGGCCAGCTACATGGCCAATCCGTCGCCTTACGTCGAGCTGCCGGCGTTCTACCAGCGCAAGCGCGACCTGTTTCGCATGGGCCTCGCGAACAGCCGCTTCACCTTGCTGCCGGCCGACGGCACCTACTTCCAGTGCGTGCGCTACGACGCGATTTCCGCCCTGCCCGAAGCCGCATTCGCCGAATGGCTGACGCGCGAAGTGAAGGTGGCGGCGATCCCGGTGTCGGCGTTCTACCACGACGCCACCGAGTCCGGCATCGTGCGCTTCTGCTTCGCCAAGCAGGACGCCACGCTGCAATCGGCGCTCGAACGCCTGGCGAGCCTCTAG
- the map gene encoding type I methionyl aminopeptidase, translating into MIKQPEEVALMAESGRLLANVFGYLDQLSLIGMSTMQVNDLVDSYIVNDLKARPASKGQYGFAYALNSSPNKVVCHGVPSESDILRNGDIVNFDITLEKHGFIADSSKTYLVGDVSPAARRLVQVTYEALWKGIKVVRPGARLGDIGHAIERHAQRNGYSVVREYCGHGIGREMHEDPQVLHWGKPNTGMLLREGMVFTIEPMINQGHHAVETEDDGWTVVTMDGKLSAQFEHTVAVTRDGVQVLTLRPDERPAR; encoded by the coding sequence ATGATCAAGCAACCTGAAGAAGTCGCCCTGATGGCCGAATCGGGAAGGCTGCTGGCGAACGTATTCGGCTACCTCGACCAATTGAGCCTGATCGGCATGTCCACCATGCAGGTCAACGATTTGGTCGATAGCTACATCGTGAATGATCTCAAAGCACGGCCGGCGAGCAAGGGCCAGTACGGATTTGCCTACGCGCTCAACTCCTCTCCCAACAAAGTCGTCTGCCATGGCGTTCCGTCCGAGTCGGATATCCTGCGTAACGGGGATATCGTTAATTTCGACATCACGCTGGAAAAGCACGGATTTATCGCCGATTCCAGCAAGACCTACCTGGTTGGCGACGTGTCGCCCGCGGCCAGGCGGCTGGTGCAAGTGACCTACGAAGCCTTGTGGAAGGGAATCAAAGTTGTCCGTCCCGGCGCAAGGCTCGGCGATATCGGCCATGCGATCGAGCGACATGCCCAGCGCAATGGCTACTCGGTGGTGCGGGAGTACTGCGGGCACGGCATCGGCCGTGAGATGCACGAAGATCCCCAGGTGCTGCATTGGGGAAAGCCCAATACCGGAATGCTGCTACGCGAAGGGATGGTCTTCACGATCGAGCCGATGATCAACCAGGGCCATCATGCCGTCGAGACCGAAGACGATGGCTGGACGGTCGTTACGATGGACGGCAAACTGTCCGCGCAGTTCGAGCATACGGTGGCGGTGACACGCGACGGCGTGCAGGTCCTGACGCTGCGCCCCGACGAACGACCGGCGCGCTGA
- a CDS encoding ParD-like family protein yields the protein MGIVNIDDDLHDQIRKASAVSGRSINAQATFWIKIGMLAEMNPTLTFNEIVGRELRAAGVEAPSLSCALT from the coding sequence ATGGGCATCGTAAACATCGACGATGATCTGCACGATCAAATCCGCAAGGCGAGCGCGGTAAGCGGTCGGTCAATTAACGCGCAAGCGACTTTCTGGATCAAGATCGGCATGCTGGCCGAAATGAACCCGACGCTGACCTTCAATGAGATCGTCGGGCGGGAACTGCGCGCCGCCGGCGTCGAGGCGCCGTCTCTCAGTTGCGCGCTAACATGA
- a CDS encoding glutathione S-transferase family protein: MTITITAFERSPDGGKGLARDTRVRWALEEVGQPYEVRLVSFSAMKEPAHLAIHPFGQIPTYEEGDLAIFETGAIVFHIADHYPGLLPQDANARARAITWIFAALNTVEPPILEFGNARLLERDKPWYAERLPLVEDRVRGRLAPLSSRLGDADWLDGPFSAGDLMMVSVLLRLRASGILDEYPNLAAYVARGEARPAYKRAFDAQLAVNKAPAG; the protein is encoded by the coding sequence ATGACCATCACCATTACCGCGTTTGAGCGCTCGCCCGATGGCGGCAAAGGACTGGCGCGCGACACGCGCGTTCGCTGGGCGCTGGAAGAAGTGGGCCAGCCCTACGAGGTCCGCCTGGTGTCGTTCAGTGCGATGAAGGAACCCGCGCACCTGGCGATTCATCCTTTCGGCCAGATCCCGACCTACGAGGAAGGCGATCTCGCCATCTTCGAAACCGGCGCGATCGTGTTTCACATCGCAGACCATTACCCGGGGCTGCTACCGCAAGATGCCAATGCGCGGGCGCGGGCCATCACGTGGATATTTGCCGCGCTCAATACGGTGGAGCCGCCGATCCTCGAGTTTGGAAACGCCAGGCTCCTGGAGCGCGACAAGCCCTGGTACGCAGAGCGGCTGCCCTTGGTCGAAGACCGCGTTCGCGGTCGCCTGGCCCCGCTTTCCTCCCGGCTTGGCGACGCCGACTGGCTCGACGGCCCGTTCAGCGCCGGAGACCTGATGATGGTATCCGTGCTGCTGAGGCTGAGGGCGTCGGGCATTCTCGACGAATATCCGAACCTCGCCGCGTACGTCGCCCGCGGCGAAGCGCGGCCCGCCTACAAACGGGCTTTCGATGCTCAACTGGCGGTGAACAAAGCTCCCGCCGGCTGA
- a CDS encoding putative toxin-antitoxin system toxin component, PIN family, with product MIPVPAERIVIDTNVCLDLMVFHDPRWASLLAALESGAVEAVTRADCRDEYNVVLHYKHLPLDDDSRPLASARFDKLITVVAPDASPVRLPVCTDRDDQKFLEVARDARAAVLITKDKALLKLARKTAQAGLFRIMLPEAWIKAQAAAMLE from the coding sequence ATGATACCCGTACCAGCCGAACGCATCGTCATCGATACCAATGTTTGCCTCGACCTGATGGTGTTCCACGATCCGCGCTGGGCCAGCCTGCTGGCCGCGCTCGAGAGCGGCGCCGTCGAAGCGGTCACCCGCGCCGACTGCCGCGACGAGTACAACGTCGTGCTGCACTACAAGCACCTGCCGCTCGACGACGACAGCCGGCCGCTGGCCTCGGCCCGCTTCGACAAGCTGATCACGGTGGTGGCGCCCGACGCCAGCCCGGTGCGGCTGCCGGTATGCACCGACCGCGACGACCAGAAATTTCTGGAGGTCGCGCGCGACGCCCGCGCCGCTGTGCTGATCACCAAGGACAAGGCGCTGCTGAAGCTGGCGCGCAAGACGGCGCAGGCGGGCTTGTTTCGGATTATGCTTCCGGAGGCGTGGATCAAGGCCCAGGCCGCGGCTATGCTGGAATAG
- the yaaA gene encoding peroxide stress protein YaaA — translation MLIVLSPAKSLDFETRPTTKLTTTPDLLDRSSELIDVLRGYSMGQVADLMSLSDTLASLNVARYATWSTDTADARQAIMAFNGDVYTGLDARSLKPKALGWTQQNVRILSGLYGVLRPFDLIHPHRLEMGTRLPTPGAKDLYGFWGDTVTGKLNEAIAANGAEVLVNLASEEYFRSVRPKLLPVPVVTPVFEDWKDGRYKIISFFAKRARGMMARYAAEKGITDVEKLKRFKVDGYAFDKKASSANEWVFRRKVEA, via the coding sequence ATGCTGATTGTCTTGTCGCCTGCAAAATCCCTCGACTTCGAGACCCGCCCCACCACGAAACTGACCACCACGCCCGACCTGCTCGACCGCTCCAGCGAACTGATCGACGTTCTGCGCGGCTACTCGATGGGCCAGGTCGCTGACCTGATGAGCCTGTCCGATACGCTGGCATCGCTCAACGTCGCGCGCTACGCCACCTGGAGCACCGACACCGCCGACGCCCGCCAGGCCATCATGGCGTTCAACGGCGACGTCTACACCGGCCTCGACGCGCGCTCGCTCAAGCCGAAGGCGCTGGGCTGGACCCAGCAGAACGTGCGCATCCTGTCGGGACTGTACGGCGTGCTGCGCCCGTTCGACCTGATCCACCCGCACCGGCTGGAAATGGGCACGCGGTTGCCCACGCCCGGCGCGAAGGACTTGTACGGCTTCTGGGGCGACACCGTCACCGGCAAGCTGAACGAGGCGATTGCCGCCAACGGCGCCGAAGTGCTGGTCAATCTGGCGTCCGAGGAGTATTTCCGGTCGGTGCGGCCGAAGCTGCTGCCGGTGCCGGTGGTCACGCCCGTGTTCGAGGACTGGAAGGACGGCCGGTACAAGATCATCTCGTTCTTCGCGAAGCGCGCGCGCGGCATGATGGCGCGCTACGCGGCGGAGAAGGGCATCACCGACGTCGAGAAACTCAAGCGCTTCAAGGTCGATGGCTACGCGTTCGACAAGAAGGCGTCGAGCGCCAACGAGTGGGTGTTCCGGCGAAAAGTCGAAGCGTAA
- a CDS encoding outer membrane protein assembly factor BamD yields MQKKLSLFVASCVLLGMSACSLLPDKADETKNWSVTKLYSEARSEMDGAHYEAAIKLWEKLEANYPFGTYATQAQMEIAYAYYKTQDQAQALAAVERFIKLHPNHPQADYMYYLRGLINFNDSIGFLSVIYSQDPTERDPKATRESFAAFKALVDKFPDSKYTPDAIARMKYLVNAMAQYEVHVANYYYRRGAYLAALNRAQGAVTDYSDAPAREEALFLMIRCYDKMANLDLRDDAQRVFVKNYPNSRFLKPNAGKGGWFNFLSKKAD; encoded by the coding sequence ATGCAAAAAAAATTATCGTTGTTTGTTGCTTCGTGTGTACTGCTAGGTATGTCGGCTTGCAGCCTGTTGCCGGATAAAGCCGACGAGACCAAAAACTGGTCGGTGACGAAATTATACTCGGAGGCGCGTTCGGAAATGGACGGCGCCCACTACGAGGCAGCCATCAAGCTGTGGGAAAAGCTGGAAGCGAACTACCCGTTCGGCACCTACGCGACCCAGGCGCAGATGGAAATTGCCTACGCTTACTACAAGACCCAGGACCAGGCCCAGGCGCTGGCCGCGGTCGAGCGCTTCATCAAGCTGCACCCGAATCATCCGCAGGCCGACTACATGTACTACCTGCGCGGCCTGATCAACTTCAACGACTCGATCGGCTTTCTCAGCGTGATCTACTCGCAGGATCCGACCGAGCGCGACCCGAAGGCGACGCGCGAATCGTTCGCCGCGTTCAAGGCGCTGGTCGACAAGTTCCCGGACAGTAAATATACGCCGGATGCGATCGCGCGCATGAAGTACCTGGTCAACGCGATGGCGCAGTATGAGGTGCACGTGGCCAATTACTACTATCGCCGCGGCGCCTACCTGGCCGCGCTGAACCGCGCGCAAGGCGCCGTGACCGACTACTCCGATGCGCCGGCGCGCGAAGAGGCGCTGTTCCTGATGATCCGCTGCTACGACAAGATGGCCAACCTCGACCTGCGCGACGACGCCCAGCGCGTGTTCGTCAAGAACTATCCGAACAGCCGCTTCCTGAAACCGAACGCCGGCAAGGGCGGCTGGTTCAATTTCCTGTCGAAGAAGGCTGACTAA
- a CDS encoding RluA family pseudouridine synthase yields MTLTSTPNSADLPLDTDFDDEIDVDFAYENGGADLSPITLELTPAACGQRLDKVIAGLVPQFSRSRLQQWFDGGHVLVDGKPARGKDTAYGDETVVVTPQAAPEDTAFTPQEIRLDIVHEDEHIMVINKPAGLVVHPGAGNWSGTLLNGLLFHCPQLANVPRAGIVHRLDKDTSGLMVVGKTLAAQTDLVRQLAARTVKREYFALVWGTPREEGTVDAPIARDAKDRVKMAVSNNFTAKPAITHYQRIASGLLDRRPVSLVQCQLETGRTHQIRVHMQHLGFALVGDAVYGKQHLTPIFPRQALQARRLGLVHPATGEDCEWIVPLAADFAGLIADAGIEEPDLV; encoded by the coding sequence GTGACTTTAACTTCAACGCCGAATTCGGCGGATTTACCTCTCGACACTGATTTCGACGACGAGATCGACGTCGATTTCGCCTATGAGAACGGCGGCGCCGACCTGTCCCCGATCACCCTCGAGCTGACGCCGGCCGCCTGCGGCCAGCGCCTCGACAAAGTGATCGCCGGCCTGGTGCCGCAATTTTCGCGCAGCCGCCTGCAGCAATGGTTCGACGGCGGCCACGTGCTGGTCGACGGCAAGCCGGCGCGCGGCAAGGATACCGCGTATGGCGACGAAACGGTAGTCGTCACCCCGCAGGCCGCGCCCGAGGACACCGCCTTCACGCCGCAGGAGATCCGTCTCGATATCGTCCACGAAGACGAGCACATCATGGTGATCAACAAGCCGGCCGGGCTGGTCGTGCATCCGGGCGCCGGCAACTGGTCGGGCACCTTGCTCAACGGCCTGCTGTTCCATTGCCCGCAACTGGCCAACGTGCCGCGCGCCGGCATCGTGCACCGGCTCGACAAGGACACCAGCGGCCTGATGGTGGTCGGCAAGACGCTGGCCGCGCAGACCGACCTGGTGCGCCAGCTGGCGGCGCGCACCGTCAAGCGCGAGTACTTCGCGCTGGTGTGGGGCACGCCGCGCGAGGAGGGCACGGTCGATGCGCCGATCGCGCGCGACGCCAAGGACCGCGTCAAGATGGCGGTGTCGAACAACTTCACGGCCAAGCCGGCGATCACGCATTACCAGCGCATCGCCAGCGGCCTGCTGGACCGCCGCCCGGTCAGCCTGGTGCAGTGCCAGCTCGAGACGGGCCGCACCCACCAGATCCGCGTGCACATGCAGCACCTCGGCTTCGCGCTGGTCGGCGACGCGGTGTACGGCAAGCAGCACCTGACGCCGATCTTCCCGCGCCAGGCGCTGCAGGCGCGCCGCCTCGGCCTGGTCCATCCGGCCACCGGCGAGGACTGCGAATGGATCGTGCCGCTGGCCGCCGATTTCGCCGGCCTGATCGCCGACGCCGGGATCGAAGAGCCGGACCTGGTCTGA
- the pgeF gene encoding peptidoglycan editing factor PgeF, producing the protein MAEMILPDWPDAPANVGALASTRRGGWSVGPYDDGMGGGGLNLGMHVNDDADTVRKNRAALRAMLPGDPAWISQVHGVAVVDAASVGPDQPVRVADASIATQPGVVCAVLTADCLPVLFADLEGKVVGAAHAGWRGLAGGVLGATVATMREAGAGDITAWLGPAIGPAQFEVGPDVLDAFLASGADADKVRVAFTPYPGRPGKFLANMNALAKLLLARDGVTRVWGGSHCTASEADRFYSYRRDGVTGRQASLIWLKPD; encoded by the coding sequence ATGGCCGAAATGATCCTGCCCGATTGGCCGGACGCGCCCGCAAACGTCGGCGCGCTGGCCAGCACGCGCCGCGGCGGCTGGAGCGTCGGCCCCTACGATGACGGCATGGGCGGCGGCGGGCTCAATCTTGGCATGCACGTGAACGACGATGCCGACACCGTGCGCAAGAACCGCGCCGCGCTGCGCGCCATGCTGCCGGGCGACCCGGCGTGGATTTCGCAGGTGCACGGCGTGGCCGTGGTCGATGCGGCCAGCGTCGGGCCGGACCAGCCGGTGCGGGTGGCCGACGCCAGCATCGCCACGCAGCCTGGCGTGGTGTGCGCGGTGCTCACCGCGGACTGCCTGCCGGTGCTGTTTGCCGACCTCGAAGGCAAGGTGGTGGGCGCGGCCCATGCCGGCTGGCGCGGCCTTGCCGGCGGGGTGCTCGGCGCGACGGTGGCGACCATGCGCGAGGCCGGCGCCGGCGACATCACGGCCTGGCTCGGCCCGGCGATCGGCCCGGCGCAGTTCGAAGTGGGACCGGACGTGCTCGACGCCTTCCTGGCCAGCGGCGCCGATGCGGACAAGGTGAGGGTGGCGTTCACGCCGTATCCCGGCCGGCCCGGCAAGTTCCTGGCCAACATGAATGCGCTCGCCAAGCTGCTGCTGGCGCGCGATGGCGTGACGCGGGTGTGGGGCGGCAGTCACTGCACCGCCAGCGAAGCGGACCGTTTTTATTCGTACCGGCGCGACGGTGTGACGGGCCGGCAGGCCAGCCTGATCTGGCTGAAGCCGGATTAA
- the phaC gene encoding class I poly(R)-hydroxyalkanoic acid synthase, whose protein sequence is MNKPDPQAMTSAWMAQFADPSTWQSWMKLPQADANPLAGVLKEVGAHISPAALESLRNDYLQKAGALWQDMAMMKTPELKDRRFAAPEWLANPLAAFSAASYLLNSQFLTAMAEAVDAAPRDKQKIRFAVQQLVDAMSPANFLATNPEAQKQLLDTKGESLAKGLANMLGDMQKGRISLSDESAFEVGRNVATTAGQVVFENDLFQLIQYTPTTATVHAVPLVMVPPCINKFYILDLQPENSVVRYAVEQGNTVFLVSWRNPDKTLGKVTWDDYVEQGAIEAIRVAREISGADKVNAFGFCVGGTIVTTALAVLAARGEQPAASLTLLTTLLDFEDTGVLDVFIDESQVSQREKQLAKGGLMPGRDLATTFSSLRPNDLVWNYVQSNYLKGKEPPPFDLLYWNSDSTNLPGPMFCFYLRNMYLENKLREPGALTTAGAKVDLGAIDAPVFIYGSREDHIVPWEAAYKSMSLLNPGKPKNNRYVLGASGHIAGVINPASKGKRSYWTNDAKPKGKAKILDNAAWLEGATEHKGSWWGEWAAFLAEHGGKDVKAPAKAGSKQYPVIEPAPGRYVKTRAD, encoded by the coding sequence ATGAACAAGCCTGATCCCCAAGCCATGACGAGCGCCTGGATGGCGCAGTTTGCCGATCCATCCACCTGGCAGTCGTGGATGAAGCTGCCGCAGGCGGACGCCAATCCGCTGGCCGGCGTGCTGAAAGAGGTCGGCGCCCACATCAGCCCGGCCGCGCTGGAGTCGCTGCGCAACGATTACCTGCAAAAGGCCGGCGCGCTGTGGCAGGACATGGCCATGATGAAAACCCCGGAACTGAAGGACCGCCGCTTTGCCGCGCCGGAATGGCTGGCCAATCCGCTGGCGGCATTTTCCGCCGCGTCCTACCTGCTCAATTCGCAGTTCCTCACCGCGATGGCCGAAGCGGTCGACGCGGCGCCGCGCGACAAGCAGAAGATCCGTTTCGCCGTGCAGCAGCTGGTCGATGCGATGTCGCCGGCGAACTTCCTGGCTACCAATCCGGAAGCGCAGAAGCAGCTGCTCGACACCAAGGGCGAGAGCCTGGCCAAGGGCCTGGCCAACATGCTGGGCGACATGCAGAAGGGCCGCATCTCGCTGTCCGACGAATCGGCTTTCGAAGTCGGCCGCAACGTCGCCACCACCGCCGGCCAGGTGGTATTCGAGAACGACCTGTTCCAGCTGATCCAGTACACGCCCACCACCGCCACCGTGCACGCCGTGCCGCTGGTGATGGTCCCGCCGTGCATCAACAAGTTCTACATCCTCGACCTGCAGCCGGAAAACTCGGTGGTGCGCTACGCGGTCGAGCAGGGCAATACCGTGTTCCTCGTCTCCTGGCGCAATCCCGACAAGACCCTGGGCAAGGTCACCTGGGACGACTACGTGGAGCAGGGCGCCATCGAAGCGATCCGCGTGGCGCGCGAGATTTCCGGGGCAGACAAGGTCAACGCCTTCGGCTTCTGCGTCGGCGGCACCATCGTCACGACCGCGCTGGCGGTGCTGGCCGCGCGCGGCGAACAGCCGGCCGCCAGCCTGACCTTGCTGACCACTTTGCTCGACTTCGAAGACACCGGCGTGCTCGACGTCTTCATCGACGAAAGCCAGGTGTCGCAGCGCGAGAAGCAGCTGGCGAAGGGCGGGCTGATGCCGGGCCGCGACCTGGCCACCACCTTCTCCTCCTTGCGCCCGAACGACCTGGTGTGGAACTACGTCCAGTCGAACTACCTGAAAGGCAAGGAGCCGCCGCCGTTCGACCTGCTGTACTGGAACTCGGACAGCACCAACCTGCCGGGACCGATGTTCTGCTTCTACCTGCGCAATATGTACCTGGAAAACAAGCTGCGCGAACCGGGCGCGCTGACCACGGCCGGCGCCAAGGTCGATCTCGGCGCCATCGACGCGCCGGTATTCATCTACGGCTCGCGCGAAGACCACATCGTGCCGTGGGAAGCAGCGTACAAGTCGATGAGCCTGCTCAATCCGGGCAAGCCGAAGAACAACCGCTACGTGCTCGGCGCGTCCGGCCACATCGCCGGCGTGATCAATCCCGCCTCGAAAGGCAAGCGCAGCTACTGGACCAACGACGCCAAGCCGAAGGGCAAGGCGAAGATCCTCGACAACGCGGCGTGGCTGGAAGGCGCGACCGAGCACAAGGGCAGCTGGTGGGGCGAATGGGCCGCATTCCTGGCCGAACATGGCGGAAAAGACGTCAAGGCGCCTGCCAAAGCCGGCAGCAAGCAGTACCCGGTGATCGAGCCGGCGCCGGGCCGCTACGTCAAAACCCGGGCCGATTAA
- the phaR gene encoding polyhydroxyalkanoate synthesis repressor PhaR has protein sequence MSSAKKSTERLIKKYPNRRLYDTQTSSYITLTDVKQLVLDADEFTVVDAKSNEDLTRSILLQIILEEEAAGAPMFSSAVLSQIIRYYGHAMQGMMGSYLEKNVQAFTDIQNKFTTGTTGGFEGKPFSPEMWTQFMNVQGPMMQGMMNNYIDQSKNLFVQMQEQMQSQSKTIFGAFPFPPVDTKK, from the coding sequence ATGAGTAGTGCAAAGAAAAGTACTGAACGCCTGATCAAGAAATATCCCAATCGTCGGCTGTACGACACCCAGACCAGTTCGTACATCACGCTGACGGACGTCAAGCAACTGGTGCTCGACGCGGACGAGTTCACGGTGGTCGACGCCAAGTCGAACGAAGACCTGACCCGCAGCATCCTGTTGCAAATCATCCTGGAAGAAGAGGCGGCCGGCGCGCCGATGTTCTCGAGCGCCGTGCTGTCGCAGATCATCCGTTACTACGGCCATGCCATGCAGGGAATGATGGGTTCCTACCTGGAAAAGAACGTCCAGGCCTTCACCGACATCCAGAACAAGTTCACCACCGGCACGACCGGCGGCTTCGAAGGCAAGCCGTTCAGCCCGGAAATGTGGACCCAGTTCATGAACGTGCAGGGCCCGATGATGCAAGGGATGATGAACAACTACATCGACCAGAGCAAGAACCTGTTCGTGCAGATGCAGGAACAGATGCAAAGCCAGAGCAAGACCATCTTCGGCGCCTTCCCGTTCCCGCCGGTAGATACAAAAAAATAG
- the rimO gene encoding 30S ribosomal protein S12 methylthiotransferase RimO produces the protein MTELRRIPVPAAPESLVNAPVAAPKVGFVSLGCPKALVDSEQILTQLRAEGYDTAKSYDGADLVIVNTCGFIDAAVQESLDAIGEALAENGKVIVTGCLGAKKDAAGDDIIMKVHPKVLAVTGPHALAEVMDSVHTHLPKPHAPFFDLVPSQGVKLTPKHYAYLKISEGCNHRCSFCIIPSMRGDLVSRPIADLMLEAENLFKAGVKELLVISQDTSAYGVDVKFRSGFWNGRPVKTHMTQLVEALGQLAAQYGAWVRLHYVYPYPHVDQVIPMMSGGHVLPYLDIPMQHAHPDVLKRMKRPASGEKNLDRIQAWRAMNPDLTIRSTFIAGFPGETEAEFEYLLDFLKEAQIDRLGCFAYSPVEGATANLLDNPVPEEVREERRARVMLLQEEISAKRLQAKVGKTVRVLIDEVNAREAIGRSSADAPEIDGVVHIKRSLVPGKKLVVGEFADVVVTSADAHDLWASVA, from the coding sequence ATGACCGAACTTCGCCGCATCCCCGTTCCCGCCGCACCTGAATCCCTCGTCAACGCTCCTGTCGCCGCTCCCAAGGTCGGCTTCGTGTCGCTCGGCTGCCCGAAGGCGCTGGTGGACTCCGAACAGATCCTGACCCAGCTGCGCGCGGAAGGCTACGACACCGCCAAGTCCTACGACGGCGCCGACCTGGTGATCGTCAACACCTGCGGCTTCATCGACGCCGCGGTGCAGGAGTCGCTCGACGCGATCGGCGAGGCGCTGGCCGAAAACGGCAAGGTCATCGTGACCGGCTGCCTCGGCGCCAAGAAGGACGCGGCCGGCGACGACATCATCATGAAGGTGCACCCGAAGGTACTGGCCGTGACCGGCCCGCACGCGCTGGCCGAAGTGATGGACTCGGTCCACACCCACCTGCCCAAGCCGCACGCGCCGTTCTTCGACCTGGTGCCATCGCAAGGCGTCAAGCTGACCCCGAAACACTACGCCTACCTGAAGATTTCCGAGGGCTGCAACCACCGCTGCAGCTTCTGCATCATCCCGTCGATGCGCGGCGACCTGGTGTCGCGTCCGATCGCCGACCTGATGCTCGAAGCCGAAAACCTGTTCAAGGCCGGCGTCAAGGAACTGCTGGTCATCTCGCAGGACACCAGCGCCTACGGCGTGGACGTCAAGTTCCGCTCCGGCTTCTGGAACGGCCGCCCGGTCAAGACCCACATGACGCAGCTGGTCGAAGCGCTCGGCCAGCTGGCCGCGCAGTACGGCGCCTGGGTGCGCCTGCACTACGTCTATCCGTATCCGCACGTGGACCAGGTGATCCCGATGATGAGCGGCGGCCACGTGCTGCCTTACCTCGACATTCCGATGCAGCACGCGCATCCCGATGTCCTCAAGCGCATGAAGCGCCCGGCCAGCGGCGAGAAGAACCTCGACCGCATCCAGGCCTGGCGCGCGATGAACCCCGATCTGACCATCCGCTCGACCTTCATCGCCGGCTTCCCCGGCGAGACCGAGGCCGAATTCGAATACCTGCTCGACTTCCTGAAAGAAGCGCAGATCGACCGCCTTGGCTGCTTCGCCTATTCGCCGGTCGAAGGCGCCACCGCCAACCTGCTCGACAATCCGGTACCGGAAGAAGTGCGCGAAGAGCGCCGTGCGCGCGTGATGCTGCTCCAGGAAGAGATTTCGGCCAAGCGCCTGCAGGCCAAGGTCGGCAAGACCGTGCGCGTGCTGATCGATGAAGTCAACGCCCGCGAGGCGATCGGCCGTTCGTCCGCCGACGCGCCGGAAATCGACGGCGTGGTGCACATCAAGCGCTCGCTGGTGCCGGGCAAGAAGCTGGTGGTGGGCGAGTTCGCCGATGTCGTCGTCACCTCCGCCGACGCGCATGACCTGTGGGCCTCGGTGGCGTAA